The genomic interval GTTACAAGGATAGGCGGTATGAATCATATATTGTATTCAGGAGAGGTGCGGTCTTCATATGATTATAATGCCCGCTATGGAATAAATGCCATGGAACTCCTGATTAACGAAATGGTAGGGCTTGGGGCAGTTCGTTCCCGCCTTATTGCCAAGGTTTTTGGGGGTGGAAACATGTTTAATTTCGATCAAAAAAACCAGCAAGGCATAAAGAATACTGATTTTGTCATCAGATTTTTAGAACTTGATGGGATTAAACTTGTTGCCCAGGACACAGGAGGACGTTTTTCCCGCAAAATTTTATTTCATACTGATACCGGCAGGACATTATTAAAAAGAAGAAAGGCAATTATCAATGTAAATAAAAAAGGCAAGGACTTTATTGATACCACAAAGAAGGTCAAGACCATCCCCCAAAAGCCTGGTGATATAACCCTTTTCTAGTATTTGATTTTCAAAACATGATTAATAATTGCGTTGTATATCATATAATGCAAGTATTACCTTATTACCAAAGCCTTTTATGAGGGAGGACATGCAAACAGCAGCGAGTAAACTGACAAAAAAATATCAAGCAACCGTTCCGGAGGCGGTAAGAAAAAACTTAAATTTAATGGAGGCAGTACGTCAAAGTTAGAAATACTCAAAAACAGGCAGGAGAGACTTAAAGGGGGAATAACCGCTTTGCTTGATGATTTCCTGATTGGAAGTATCGGAAAGTCCCCTTCCATGTCAGGTCATAACCTGACTACTAAAGTGGATGGTAAAACAGTTACTTTATATGCCAGAAAGGCTATTGTCCCAAAAGCGTAGAG from Desulfatiglans sp. carries:
- a CDS encoding chemotaxis protein CheD, producing the protein MKSIIYLHIGQYFASKDPVIIQTILGSCVSVCFYDPVTRIGGMNHILYSGEVRSSYDYNARYGINAMELLINEMVGLGAVRSRLIAKVFGGGNMFNFDQKNQQGIKNTDFVIRFLELDGIKLVAQDTGGRFSRKILFHTDTGRTLLKRRKAIINVNKKGKDFIDTTKKVKTIPQKPGDITLF